A region of the Nocardia nova SH22a genome:
GGCACTCACCGGATCACAGGCGTGCGCCTTGCGATGCGCCTCGGCGATATCGGCGCCGACCGCGATACCGCACGGATTGGCGTGTTTGACGATCGCCACCGCGGGCTCGGAATGGTCCCACGCGGCACGCCAGGCAGCGTCGGCATCGGTGTAGTTGTTGTACGACATCTCCTTGCCGTGCAACTGTTTCGCCTGCGCCAGGCCCGCCGGGCCGGATTCGCTGCGGTACAGGGCCGCGGCCTGATGCGGATTCTCGCCGTACCGCAGCACGGCCTCGCGCGTCCAGACGCCCCCCATCCAGGCCGGGAACCGCTCTGCCTCAGCCGAATCCGCGGACTCGTCGGCGGTCAGCACATTCGTCATCCAGCTCGCGACCGCGACGTCGTAACTCGCGGTGTGCTGGAAAGCTTTGGCCGCCAAGGTGGTCCGCTCGGGCAGCGTGAAGCCGCCGCCCTGCACCGCGGTGAGCACACCGTCGTAGTCGCCGGTGTCGACGACCACCGCCACCGAGGGGTGGTTCTTGGCGGCCGCGCGGACCATCGACGGGCCGCCGATGTCGATCTGCTCGACGCATTCGTCCGGCGAGGCGCCGCTGGCGACGGTCTCGGTGAACGGGTACAGGTTCACCACCACCAGCTGGAAGGCTTCCACCTGGAGTTCGACCAGCTGGTCGAGATGTTCCTGTTTGCGGGTGTCGGCGAGGATTCCGGCGTGCACCCGCGGATGCAGCGTCTTCACCCGGCCGTCCAGGGTCTCGGGGAAGCCGGTGAGGTCTTCGACCTTGGTCACCGGAATGCCCGCGTCGGCGATACGCGCCGCGGTCGAACCGGTCGACACCAGCTCGACACCGGCGGCGTTCAGGCCGGTGGCCAGCTCGATCAGCCCGGTCTTGTCGTAGACGCTCACCAGCGCCCGGCGAACCGCTCGACGCTCACTCATCAGGGATTTCTGCCTTTCGTCCGTTGCAGACAATGCCTCGGGTCGCGACGGCGGCCACGGTCTCCGCCAGCAGCCGTCGCTCCACAACCTTGATTCGCTCGTGCAGGCTCGCCTCGTCGTCGCCCGGCAGCACCGCCACCGGCTCCTGCGCGAGAATCGGCCCGGTGTCGACACCCGCGTCGACCAGATGCACGGTCGAGCCCGTCACCCGCACGCCGTAGGCCAGTGCGTCACGCACCCCGTGCGCGCCCGGGAAGGACGGCAGCAGCGCGGGATGGGTGTTGATGATCCGGCCCTCGTAGCACTCCAGGAAGCGCGGGCCCAGCAGGCGCATGAAGCCCGCCGACACCACCAGATCGGGATGATGCGCCGCGACCGCCTCGGTCAGGGCGAGATCCCAGGCGGCACGGTCGGCGAAATCGCCGGGGGCCACCCGGAAATCGGGGATACCGGCCCGCACCGCATGGTCGGTGGCCGGGCAGATCCGGTCCACTCCCACGGCGGCGACCCGCGCCGGATAATCCGGCTGCTCGGTGGCCGCGATCAGCGATTGCAGCAGTGATCCCGTGCCCGAGGCGAGGACGACGAGGGTCGCAGGCGCGGTCGGAGGGACCAGCTGGGCGGGCGGGGTGGTCAGCGCTCTACTCCCTGTGCGTCGGGGCTGCCGGAGGGCGGCGGTCACGATGTCCGCCGGGTTAGAGCCTAACGACCGTCCCTCCCGGGACTCTCCGGCAGGTCACCCTCTACCACTTCGGCATCGAGGATGTCGGCGCTTTCGGCATCGAAGTCGTAGTCCGGATCGGGGTCGGCGCGCACCGGGTCGAGATCGTCGTCGTCGAGCACTTCGCCGTCGACCTCGACGACCGCGATATCGTCGCCGCGGCGCGTGGACGGCCGCGCACGGCCGTCACCCGCCGGGGCGTCGTCGGCGAATTCGTAGTCCGCGAACTCGTATTCGACATAGCGGGGATCGTCGTAGAGCTGATCGGCGTAGCGCGGCCGCGGGACGTAGCGGTCCTCGTCCTCGTCGTCCGGCTCGGGGTGGCCGGAATCGTACGACTCGTGCTCCCCGTATTCCTCGTCGTAGCCGACGTACCTCCCGGTTTCGGAATGCCCGGCCCGCATCCCGAAACCGCTGTCGGTGTACGCGGGCGGGATGCCGAGAAACCTGCGCCCGCACACCAATCCGACATATCCCGCGACCGTGAGCCATCCGAAGGTCAGGACCGCGGTCAGCAGCACGCCCGGCCCGATGTCACCGAACGTCCCGACCCGGCCACCGGCGCACAGACACAGCAGCGACAGCACCACCGCGGCCGCCGCGGCGCCGAACAGCGTCGCCCACGGCCGACGGGGTTCGTCGGCGGATTCGCGGGCACAGTCCAGACCACCACGCACCCCGACGGCCGCCGGAATCAGCAGCAGCACCGGCCACCAGGCCGAGGCGGGGCCGGTCGGCACGGACGCCAGCACCGGCACGGCCGGTACCGGCGCGCCCGTCACCGAGAACAGGCTCAGCCCGCCGCCCCCGATGTGCACATCCGCACCCAGCAGCACACTCGTCGCCGTGATCACGACATTCGGCACATAGGCCAGCGACAGCACGGTCAAACCGAGCACACCGGCGAAGTTGCCCGCGGCGGCGTAGGTGTCCCCGATGACCGACCAGTGCAGGACGAACGACACCAGCGCGAGAACCGCGCCGTTGAGCAGCAGCCGCCACAGCGCCTTCGCCGCCACCCGCGACCCGGTGAAGACCCACTCGGGAAGTCCGGCGGCGATCCGGTCGCGCAGCGGATTCGGCTGTGACGCGATACCGGTGACCGCGGCGAGCAGATGCAGGCCGCCGACGCAGCAGAACGCGGTGAGGGTGTCGGGCGCCTGGAGCGGTACCGCCGTCGCGGCGTCCTCGGCCACCGCCAGGCAGACCGCGGTGACCAGCAGCGGGCCCGTGAGCGCGGCGCCGACGATCCAGCCCAGATCGGCCCGCGAGGAGCGCGGCGACACCGCGTGCGCGCAGTCGCGCATGGTCAGCCACAGCACGAGTCCGGTCGGTACCAGCGGCAGCAGGCCGAGCGTGGTCTTACCGACCAGCACCGGGACCAGGTGGACCGCGAGCCAGCCTGTCGCGATCGCCCCCGAGGCGCCGGTGAGACCGCTGCCCGCGGCGATCAGGGTGATGAGCACGATCGCTACGACGGCGACGACGGTGAAGCTCGACGCGCGGGCGGCGATGACGAGCAGCACCTTGGCCCGTTCGGGGCTCAGCGAGAGGAAGACCGGATCCTCGGGATCGCCGGGAGTCTCGGGCGGCGCGGGTCGCGCGCCTGCCCGCTGTTCACGAAGATCGGCCCAGCGGACCAGTGCGGACTTCATAGAACTACCTCGCGGATCCTGTCGGCTCGACGCGGATACGACCACACACGAAATCAGGGTGGCAGCCGGAAACGAATCGGCGAGTCAGGCGCGCCGTGCGCGGCGCCTGACTCGCCGATCGAAAAACGTATCCGAATCGGATACGGAACTACTTCTTGTCGTCCTCGGGACGGAACGCCTTGGTCGCGTCCGCGGCCGGGTTACCGGTCTGCTCACCGCCGAACGGCTGCGCCGGGGTGCCCGGCTGCTGCCCCTGCTGGCCGAAGTTCAGCGAACCGTACTGCTGTCCGGACTGTCCGGACTGACCACCGGCCTGCTGGGTGGGCGCACTGCCGAAGTGCTGCGTGGCGGCCTCGTCACCGGCCGGGGTCTGCGGACGCTGCGCGTAGGGCGACTGCGCGCCCGGTGCGCTCGCGGCGCCGTAGGGCTGCTGCCCGGGCTGGCCGTAGGCGGACGGCTGCTGGCCGTACTGGCCCTGTCCGTACTGCTGGCCGTACTGGCCGTAGGCGGCCTGCTGGCCCGGCTGCGCCGCGGCCTGACCGGGCTGCTGCCCCGCCTGCGCCTGCCCCTGCTGAGCCTGGCCGTACTGCTGGCCGTACTGGCCGTACTGGGCCTGCTGACCCGCCTGACCGTAGGCCGCCTGCTGGCCCGACTGGCCGTAGGGCTGCTGACCGTAACCGCTCGCACCGGGAGTTGCGGACGCGGCGGCAGGCTTGGCTTCCGGCGCGGAGACGATGCCGGCCTCGAACAGCAGCGCGGCCACGGCGGCGGCGGCCTGAACGAGCGCCAGGAACACCACGAGCCAGGCCAGACCCGCGGTCTTGAAGCCGGGGAAGGCGTTGAAGGTCTCGAACAGGAACCCGAGGAAACCGGCCACCGACGCCGCGGCGACCACGGCATTCTTCGATTCCTGCTTGGGCAGCAACGCGGTGGCCGCGAGCAGACCGGCGAACAGCAGCACCACCAGTGGCGCCGAACCACCCAACTGGAACGGGTTGAGCGATTTCAGGTCGTCCCGCATCGCCCCTTCGCTCGGCTTCAGGAAGCCCAGCAGCCCCAGCAGGAAGTTGATGATGCCGAGCGCGGCGATCCCCGCGGTCAGGTAGAACGTCAGCCCCTTGGCACTCAGCGCCGAACTCCCGGAACCGCCACCGGCACTACCTGCCGGCTGCTGGCCGAAGCCGGGCGCGGACGAGGGTGTGGGCGAGGGCTGTGGCGTGGGCGCGTTGTACCCGGAGCCCCCGGTCGGGTAGGACATGTGGTCGTCTCCTTACGAGTCCTTCATCGGCTTTCAGGCTGAATGCCCTTGACGCTACTGCACCGACGCGCGCCGGTCACGGCCACGACACCAGTGATGGCAACCTCGAGAGCTCCCGGTGAACCCGATACCCGTTTCGATCGTGTTCTCACAGCGACGATCGGAGGTTTCGCATCAACGAGCCGACCGGTTCCGGCGCGCCGAGCGACGGTTGTCCCTGCCCACAGCAACCGCTGCTGTCTGCCCACAGCAGCACGCCGCTCGCGTACCGGAATGAAAAACGAAGGCCGCCTTGCCATTACGACAAGGCGGCCTTCGCGCAACTCCGCTGTGTCCCGCCGCCGCGAGGCAGCGGGACACGAGAACGTCAAGCGGTGATGGAAGCCTTCTCCAGGATCTCGCGCGCCAGGGCGGCGGTCTCGGACGGGGTCTTGCCGACCTTCACGCCCGCGGCCTCGAGGGCCTCCTTCTTGGCGGCGGCGGTGCCCGAGGAACCGGAGACGATGGCGCCCGCGTGGCCCATGGTCTTGCCCTCCGGCGCGGTGAAGCCCGCGACGTAGCCGACGACCGGCTTGGTGACGTTGGCCTTGATGTAGGCCGCCGCCCGCTCCTCGGCGTCGCCGCCGATCTCGCCGATCATGACGATGAGCTTGGTCTCCGGGTCCTTCTCGAACGCCTCGATGGCGTCGATGTGGGTGGTG
Encoded here:
- the purN gene encoding phosphoribosylglycinamide formyltransferase codes for the protein MTTPPAQLVPPTAPATLVVLASGTGSLLQSLIAATEQPDYPARVAAVGVDRICPATDHAVRAGIPDFRVAPGDFADRAAWDLALTEAVAAHHPDLVVSAGFMRLLGPRFLECYEGRIINTHPALLPSFPGAHGVRDALAYGVRVTGSTVHLVDAGVDTGPILAQEPVAVLPGDDEASLHERIKVVERRLLAETVAAVATRGIVCNGRKAEIPDE
- the purH gene encoding bifunctional phosphoribosylaminoimidazolecarboxamide formyltransferase/IMP cyclohydrolase; translation: MSERRAVRRALVSVYDKTGLIELATGLNAAGVELVSTGSTAARIADAGIPVTKVEDLTGFPETLDGRVKTLHPRVHAGILADTRKQEHLDQLVELQVEAFQLVVVNLYPFTETVASGASPDECVEQIDIGGPSMVRAAAKNHPSVAVVVDTGDYDGVLTAVQGGGFTLPERTTLAAKAFQHTASYDVAVASWMTNVLTADESADSAEAERFPAWMGGVWTREAVLRYGENPHQAAALYRSESGPAGLAQAKQLHGKEMSYNNYTDADAAWRAAWDHSEPAVAIVKHANPCGIAVGADIAEAHRKAHACDPVSAFGGVIAANREVTVEMAEQVAEIFTEVIVAPGYADGAVEVLQRKKNVRILIADEPRRGGVELRPISGGALLQQTDIVDASGDDPANWTLATGEAADAATLSDLEFAWRACRAVKSNAILLAHDGASVGVGMGQVNRVDAVHLAVLRAGDRAKGSVAASDAYFPFPDGPQQLIAAGVKAIVQPGGSVRDQLTIDACREAGVTMYLTGARHFAH
- a CDS encoding DUF5336 domain-containing protein; protein product: MSYPTGGSGYNAPTPQPSPTPSSAPGFGQQPAGSAGGGSGSSALSAKGLTFYLTAGIAALGIINFLLGLLGFLKPSEGAMRDDLKSLNPFQLGGSAPLVVLLFAGLLAATALLPKQESKNAVVAAASVAGFLGFLFETFNAFPGFKTAGLAWLVVFLALVQAAAAVAALLFEAGIVSAPEAKPAAASATPGASGYGQQPYGQSGQQAAYGQAGQQAQYGQYGQQYGQAQQGQAQAGQQPGQAAAQPGQQAAYGQYGQQYGQGQYGQQPSAYGQPGQQPYGAASAPGAQSPYAQRPQTPAGDEAATQHFGSAPTQQAGGQSGQSGQQYGSLNFGQQGQQPGTPAQPFGGEQTGNPAADATKAFRPEDDKK
- a CDS encoding DUF6350 family protein; protein product: MKSALVRWADLREQRAGARPAPPETPGDPEDPVFLSLSPERAKVLLVIAARASSFTVVAVVAIVLITLIAAGSGLTGASGAIATGWLAVHLVPVLVGKTTLGLLPLVPTGLVLWLTMRDCAHAVSPRSSRADLGWIVGAALTGPLLVTAVCLAVAEDAATAVPLQAPDTLTAFCCVGGLHLLAAVTGIASQPNPLRDRIAAGLPEWVFTGSRVAAKALWRLLLNGAVLALVSFVLHWSVIGDTYAAAGNFAGVLGLTVLSLAYVPNVVITATSVLLGADVHIGGGGLSLFSVTGAPVPAVPVLASVPTGPASAWWPVLLLIPAAVGVRGGLDCARESADEPRRPWATLFGAAAAAVVLSLLCLCAGGRVGTFGDIGPGVLLTAVLTFGWLTVAGYVGLVCGRRFLGIPPAYTDSGFGMRAGHSETGRYVGYDEEYGEHESYDSGHPEPDDEDEDRYVPRPRYADQLYDDPRYVEYEFADYEFADDAPAGDGRARPSTRRGDDIAVVEVDGEVLDDDDLDPVRADPDPDYDFDAESADILDAEVVEGDLPESPGRDGR